One Gossypium raimondii isolate GPD5lz chromosome 3, ASM2569854v1, whole genome shotgun sequence genomic window carries:
- the LOC105795747 gene encoding uncharacterized protein LOC105795747, which translates to MPPIPASKNWMKPPNGYVKINFDAAVLHRRMGFGFIARDSDGFVIGGSSGFKDKLMKADWAEMEAFDESLKMASNLNISKVIFESDCANLVNKVKKRGLDITIMGCCVNEACKIFDNFDLVKINWTNRSSNRVEDFMCKFTKTDYPSEIHDIVMNEAIN; encoded by the coding sequence ATGCCTCCGATTCCGGCGAGTAAAAACTGGATGAAGCCCCCGAATGGTTATGTAAAGATCAACTTCGATGCTGCGGTTCTGCATAGGAGAATGGGGTTCGGTTTTATAGCTAGAGATTCAGACGGTTTTGTAATTGGGGGTAGCAGTGGTTTTAAAGATAAGTTGATGAAGGCGGATTGGGCGGAGATGGAAGCTTTTGATGAGAGCTTGAAGATGGCTTCCAATCTTAATATTTCGAAAGTTATTTTTGAATCCGACTGTGCAAATCTGGTCAACAAAGTCAAAAAGAGGGGACTGGACATCACTATTATGGGATGCTGCGTCAATGAAGCCTGCaagatttttgataattttgactTGGTCAAAATTAACTGGACAAACCGTAGCAGTAACCGAGTGGAGGATTTTATGTGTAAATTTACCAAAACGGATTATCCTTCGGAGATTCATGATATTGTAATGAATGAGGcaattaattga